A section of the Spirosoma pollinicola genome encodes:
- a CDS encoding M13 family metallopeptidase: protein MTNRVRFFIPVALAISLIAAIAPKFIDPENMDLSVKPGDNFYQYANGNWLKKNAVPASKTSWGSFNELREKSLDAMKSLLEEASKTSTKGRLYQMVGDYYLSGMDSLAIEQRGFDPIKLDLARIDQVNNKAGFFNELAYQRTQSNGMLFGFFVAQDRKNVSKYLPQFGQGGTTLPDRDYYLKNDARSLKIRDAYHDNLTKMFALIGEEPTQAVQDADVIMRIETALAKAQMPRVDMRDPYKTYNKLTVASFSQQTPGINWSDQLTKYGIKGQDTVLVQSPAFFRSLDSLVSATPIEDLRTYMRWNILKGAAPYLSDAFVKQNFAFSRVLTGQKEQTPRWQRISGLIDNSLGDLLGQLYVQKYFKPEAKQRMMTLVDNLETSYKEHINKLDWMSEETKKKALTKLVAFKRKIGYPDKWKSYEGVVINRNDYYGNVKSASKWSYNYMINRLGKPVDKTEWGMTPPTVNAYYNPVNNEIAFPAAILQFPFFDFEADDAINYGGIGAVIGHEMTHGFDDSGRQYDADGTLRDWWTKTDADNFKKRADQVKEQFFGFKVLDSIKVNGQLTLGENLADLGGLNIAYDAFKKTAQGKSSGKKSLVDGFTPDQRFFLSWAQVWRINVLPETEAQLIMTDPHAPGLYRCNGPLSNINAWYQAFNVQPGDKMYKKPEDRIKVW from the coding sequence AAGTCTTATAGCCGCTATTGCCCCAAAATTCATCGATCCAGAAAATATGGATTTATCGGTGAAGCCAGGCGATAATTTTTACCAGTATGCCAATGGTAACTGGCTCAAAAAAAATGCAGTTCCTGCGTCCAAAACATCATGGGGTAGCTTTAATGAATTACGTGAAAAGAGCCTGGATGCAATGAAGTCGTTGTTGGAAGAAGCATCCAAAACATCGACAAAAGGGCGCTTATATCAAATGGTAGGTGATTATTACCTGAGCGGTATGGATAGCCTGGCCATTGAACAACGTGGCTTTGATCCTATCAAGCTCGATCTTGCCCGCATCGACCAGGTTAACAATAAAGCCGGATTCTTTAATGAACTGGCCTACCAACGTACGCAAAGTAATGGTATGCTATTTGGCTTCTTTGTCGCGCAGGACCGAAAAAATGTAAGCAAATACCTTCCGCAATTTGGTCAGGGTGGTACTACACTTCCTGACCGGGATTATTACCTGAAAAATGATGCTCGCAGTCTGAAAATACGGGATGCCTACCACGACAATTTGACTAAAATGTTTGCCCTGATTGGTGAAGAGCCTACGCAGGCAGTTCAGGATGCAGACGTGATTATGCGCATCGAAACTGCGTTGGCCAAAGCACAAATGCCGCGTGTCGATATGCGTGATCCGTACAAAACGTATAACAAACTGACTGTTGCCAGTTTTTCTCAGCAGACACCCGGTATCAATTGGTCCGACCAGCTAACGAAATATGGTATAAAAGGTCAGGATACAGTATTGGTACAGAGCCCTGCATTTTTTCGGTCGCTTGATAGCCTGGTTTCGGCTACACCAATTGAGGACTTGCGTACATACATGCGCTGGAACATTCTCAAAGGAGCGGCCCCTTATTTGAGCGATGCCTTTGTAAAACAAAACTTTGCTTTCTCGCGCGTGCTGACCGGTCAAAAGGAGCAAACACCCCGCTGGCAGCGCATTAGTGGCCTGATCGACAATTCGCTTGGCGATTTGTTAGGCCAGCTTTACGTCCAGAAGTATTTCAAGCCCGAAGCAAAACAGCGTATGATGACGCTGGTGGATAACCTCGAAACATCCTACAAAGAGCATATCAATAAACTCGACTGGATGAGCGAGGAAACCAAGAAAAAAGCACTGACGAAATTAGTAGCGTTTAAACGTAAGATCGGCTATCCCGATAAATGGAAAAGCTACGAAGGCGTTGTCATCAATCGAAATGATTATTATGGCAACGTTAAATCGGCCAGTAAATGGTCGTACAATTACATGATCAACCGATTGGGCAAACCTGTTGATAAAACAGAGTGGGGGATGACACCACCAACGGTAAACGCCTACTACAACCCCGTAAATAACGAAATTGCTTTCCCGGCGGCTATCCTGCAATTCCCATTTTTCGATTTCGAGGCCGATGACGCCATAAACTACGGCGGTATCGGTGCTGTGATTGGTCATGAAATGACACACGGCTTCGATGATTCGGGTCGCCAATATGATGCTGACGGAACACTCCGCGATTGGTGGACGAAAACCGATGCCGACAACTTCAAAAAACGAGCCGACCAGGTAAAAGAGCAATTCTTCGGGTTCAAAGTGCTTGATTCCATTAAAGTGAATGGTCAGCTAACCCTCGGCGAAAATCTCGCCGACCTCGGTGGACTTAACATAGCGTACGACGCCTTCAAAAAAACGGCACAGGGTAAGTCGAGCGGCAAGAAAAGCCTGGTGGATGGGTTCACTCCCGATCAGCGATTTTTCCTGTCGTGGGCACAAGTGTGGCGAATCAATGTGCTTCCTGAAACAGAAGCGCAACTCATCATGACTGATCCGCACGCACCGGGTTTGTACCGCTGCAACGGGCCGTTATCAAATATCAACGCCTGGTATCAGGCATTCAATGTTCAGCCCGGCGATAAGATGTACAAGAAGCCAGAAGATCGGATTAAGGTCTGGTAA